TCGTTCTTCCCCGCCGCGGGCCTGAAGCCGGGCGAGCGCGCGCCGACCGTCCTGCAGACCCACGGCTGGGGACTCACGCGCACCACGAACCCCGACGCCACGTCCAACGAGGACGTCGGCTCGGTCGGCGTCGGCGTGCTGCGCCGCGCCGGCTACAACGTCCTGACCTGGGACAGCCGCGGCTTCGGCCAGTCCGGCGGGACCGTCACCGTCGACGCCCCCGAGTTCGAGGGACGCGACGTCATGGCGCTCGTCGACTGGGTCGCGCAGCAGCCCGAGGCGCTGCTGGACGGCGACGGCGACCCGCGCGTCGGCATGCAGGGCCCGTCCTACGCGGGCGGGATCGAGCTCGTCGCCGCCGGCCTCGACCCGCGGATCGACGTCATCGCCCCCGACATCGCCTGGCACTCGCTCACCACCGCCCTCAACCGCGACGGGCTCGCGAAGTTCGGCTGGGGCGCGGCGCTGCTGGCGGTCGGCACGCCGACCTCGCTCGGCCTGGGCCTGTTCAGCCCCTACGGTCCGGAGACCGGGACGCTCGCCCCGCAGCTCATCCGCGCGGCGGTGGACGGTGCCGCCACCGGTCGCTTCTCGCCCGAGGTCGACGCGTTCCTCGAGTCCCGCGGCCCGAAGGACCTCGTGCGCCGCATCCGCGTCCCGACGCTGCTGACCCAGGGCACCGCGGACACGCTGTTCACGCCGTCGGAGGCGATGCGCAACTACGAGATCCTCCGCGACGCGCGCGTGCCGGTGAAGATGGTCTGGTTCTGCGGCGGTCACGGCGTCTGCCTGACCGGCAACGTGCCGAGCGTCGAGCGTGCGGTCCTGCCGTGGCTGGCGCGCTGGCTGCGGCGCGACGCGAGCGTGGACACGGGTCCCCGGTTCGAGTGGGTCGCCGACGACGGACAGCGGCGCAGCGCCGCGGACTTCCCGCTCGCCGCCGGGCCCCCGCTCGCCGCCGAGGGCGCGGGCACGGTGGCGATCACCCCGGTCGAGACGCTCAACGGCCTCGTCGTCGTCGCGCGCCCGGGACTGCAGGGCGTGCGCGTGCCGATCCCCGCGGTCCGCGAGGAGACGGACGTCGTCGGCGAGCCCGAGGTCACCGTCACCTACCGGGCGACCGGCCTCGGCACCGACGATCACGTCTTCGGC
The sequence above is a segment of the Paraconexibacter algicola genome. Coding sequences within it:
- a CDS encoding alpha/beta hydrolase family protein — its product is MRRSTIRAIAAVAAALPALAPAGAQARDQAVRSFDGTTLSTSFFPAAGLKPGERAPTVLQTHGWGLTRTTNPDATSNEDVGSVGVGVLRRAGYNVLTWDSRGFGQSGGTVTVDAPEFEGRDVMALVDWVAQQPEALLDGDGDPRVGMQGPSYAGGIELVAAGLDPRIDVIAPDIAWHSLTTALNRDGLAKFGWGAALLAVGTPTSLGLGLFSPYGPETGTLAPQLIRAAVDGAATGRFSPEVDAFLESRGPKDLVRRIRVPTLLTQGTADTLFTPSEAMRNYEILRDARVPVKMVWFCGGHGVCLTGNVPSVERAVLPWLARWLRRDASVDTGPRFEWVADDGQRRSAADFPLAAGPPLAAEGAGTVAITPVETLNGLVVVARPGLQGVRVPIPAVREETDVVGEPEVTVTYRATGLGTDDHVFGQLVDEVRGVVVGNQSTPIPVLLDGQEHTVTRRLEGVAMRVTPGSRYRFELVGGSNLYGITRGTAVVSVSRARVTLPTGDAAATVDRDALGLPPATRCVSRRQFTIRLSAPRGQRLRSATVFVGTRRVRVVRGRRLTARIDLRGLPKGTVRVKIVARTTAGRTVEQVRRYRTCAPRR